A part of Miscanthus floridulus cultivar M001 chromosome 6, ASM1932011v1, whole genome shotgun sequence genomic DNA contains:
- the LOC136461474 gene encoding protein MKS1-like — MEQQPQPFSSATTTSPSSSQRRELQGPRPAPLKVRKDSHKIRKPPPPQPGGGGGGGGPVQQVRQPVIIYTVSPKVVHAEPGEFMSVVQRLTGARGTTASSSSLPVPPPTGTTTTTELHHHQIQMTSSSLPFPFPFLGGHHVHAPPPSSSAQLLPPAAPHLPFQLQQQAPGGAAPPQHDHLMIHQLSPAARLSAIEQAAAASARSSGGTATADVGLGGGLLPPFPSILSPGSLPAIPPSFFSPPASAGNSYPPGISLFGGLISPAFLGNETTGGGSMSMSIAAIAGASHQSVMSSPSTVTPSPSAGAYYWDLFNNQQH, encoded by the coding sequence ATGGAGCAGCAACCCCAGCCCTTCTCCAGCGCGACGAccacgtcgccgtcgtcgtcacaGCGCCGGGAGCTGCAGGGCCCGCGCCCGGCGCCGCTCAAGGTCCGCAAGGACTCCCACAAGATCAGGAAGCCCCCGCCACCAcagccgggaggaggaggaggaggaggaggacccgtCCAGCAGGTGCGCCAGCCGGTCATCATCTACACGGTGTCGCCCAAGGTCGTGCACGCGGAACCCGGCGAGTTCATGTCCGTCGTGCAGCGCCTCACGGGCGCGCGCGGCACCACGGCATCCTCCTCCTCCCTGCCGGTGCCACCGCCAacagggacgacgacgacgacggagcTACATCATCATCAGATTCAGATGACGTCGTCTTCGCTCCCGTTCCCATTCCCGTTCTTGGGCGGCCACCACGtgcacgcgccgccgccgtcgtcctcggcACAACTACTCCCGCCGGCGGCACCACACTTACCGTTCCAGCTGCAGCAGCAAGCACCCGGAGGGGCAGCACCTCCGCAGCACGATCACCTGATGATCCACCAACTCTCACCCGCGGCACGCCTCTCCGCCAttgagcaggcggcggcggcgtctgcGCGGAGTTCCGGCGGCACTGCCACGGCTGATGTTGGACTTGGAGGAGGCCTGCTGCCGCCGTTTCCGAGCATCCTGTCGCCAGGGTCGCTCCCGGCGATCCCGCCGAGCTTCTTCTCACCTCCGGCTTCGGCCGGTAACTCGTACCCGCCGGGCATCAGTCTCTTTGGCGGGCTCATCAGCCCGGCATTTCTTGGTAACGAAACCACCGGTGGTggtagcatgagcatgagcatcgccGCCATTGCCGGTGCAAGTCATCAAAGTGTGATGTCGTCGCCGTCGACGGTGACTCCATCTCCATCTGCCGGTGCGTACTATTGGGATCTCTTCAACAACCAGCAGCACTAG